One Drosophila willistoni isolate 14030-0811.24 chromosome 2R unlocalized genomic scaffold, UCI_dwil_1.1 Seg167, whole genome shotgun sequence DNA segment encodes these proteins:
- the LOC6646779 gene encoding probable cGMP 3',5'-cyclic phosphodiesterase subunit delta, translated as MGSDDLSAGDKIQKGFQINNMILRDADSGKIIWQENKDFSAPDVEHEARVPIKILDMRAVSREINFSTIESMENFRLDQKVLFKGRIMEEWFFEMGFVGANTTNTWQSTIEAAPESQMMPAKVLNGNVTIQTSFYDNETLITKSVVRLYYI; from the coding sequence ATGGGTTCCGATGATCTCAGCGCCGGCgataaaattcaaaaaggaTTCCAAATTAACAACATGATTCTGAGAGATGCAGACTCCGGCAAGATAATTTGGCAGGAAAACAAGGACTTCTCCGCCCCCGATGTCGAACACGAGGCGCGCGTCCCCATCAAAATTCTGGACATGCGGGCCGTCTCTCGAGAAATCAATTTCAGCACCATCGAGTCCATGGAGAACTTCAGACTCGACCAGAAGGTCCTCTTCAAGGGGCGCATCATGGAGGAGTGGTTCTTCGAAATGGGCTTCGTTGGCGCCAACACCACCAACACCTGGCAGTCCACAATCGAAGCGGCGCCCGAGTCCCAAATGATGCCAGCAAAAGTCTTAAATGGCAATGTGACAATTCAAACCAGTTTCTATGACAACGAAACACTCATCACAAAATCGGTTGTGCGCTTGTACTACATATAA
- the LOC6646780 gene encoding trafficking protein particle complex subunit 4 translates to MIIYGVYIVNKSGGLIFNLDNNVPRIEHEKTFTYPLDLVLDYDAKKVSVAFNRKDGINVGHVLVAINGVPVNGVKLEDGRDVKATLEATENYPINLNFSRPKMTTNEKIFLASMFYPLFAIASQLSPEPKSSGIELLEADTFTLHCFQTLTGVKFIVISETGLNGMDLLLRKVYELYSDYVLKNPFYSLEMPIRCELFDTKLQELLSQVEKTGISNIDK, encoded by the exons ATGATTATTTATGGCGTTTATATAGTTAATAAGTCGGGCGGCCTTATCTTCAACTTGGACAACAATGTGCCCCGCATAGAGCATGAGAAAACATTCACATACCCGCTGGACCTTGTCTTGGACTACGATGCGAAGAAAGTGTCGGTGGCATTTAACCGAAAGGATGGCATTAATG TGGGTCATGTGCTGGTCGCCATCAATGGTGTGCCCGTCAACGGAGTCAAGTTGGAAGATGGGCGGGACGTAAAGGCCACACTAGAAGCGACTGAAAACTATCCCATTAATCTGAATTTCAGTCGTCCCAAAATGACCACCAACGAAAAAATCTTCCTCGCTAGTATGTTCTACCCACTGTTTGCTATTGCCAGCCAATTGAGTCCCGAGCCAAAGAGTTCCGGCATCGAGTTGCTGGAGGCCGATACCTTTACCCTGCACTGTTTTCAGACCCTGACGGGGGTCAAGTTTATCGTGATTTCGGAGACCGGACTGAATGGCATGGATCTGCTTCTGCGCAAGGTCTACGAACTGTATTCAGACTATGTTCTTAAGAACCCATTTTACTCACTGGAAATGCCCATACGCTGTGAATTGTTTGATACCAAACTGCAGGAACTGCTGAGTCAGGTGGAAAAGACGGGCATTAGCAATATCgataaataa